The region GGGCATTCTCCCTGCTTTCGGCCCACTCCACCATTTCCCTCAGCCTCTCTCCTCTGATCGCGCCAAGCCCGGGCTGGAGGTAGTGACTCTCTATGACGAATCCATCGGGTACTGCGAACCTCACAAGCTCGTACATTGGGGCAGGCTTCTTTATCCCCGTGACAGGGCACACGTCCGGAGCCCTGCACTTCGGAATGCAATCCCTGTCCCTGTTGTAGCTCACAACCACGCTCCCCCTGCCTGCTGAAACGACAACCTTCATCGGTATTCCTGCCAGAGCAAAGTCCACGCCCTCGTACCACACCTCAAAGCCGAGGTGCTCCATGAGGAATGCTCCGGCAACGTGGATGGGGGCGGTGGGGAAGACGTATTCCGGCTGGAGATCGAAAAATATGTCAATGAGCTCCCTCATTCCACCCTTCACAAACGAGCTCTTTCTTGTTCCCTTTCGGTACTCTGGCAGATCAAAATTCACTCTCACAGGACAGTTTTCGTCAACATCAATAACCACAAACTCCCTGCCTTCCGAGATGAGATGTCTTGCAGCTTCAAGCCCGTATTTTCCTCCTCCGAATACGATGTCCACGACTGTGTTTTTGCTGGGGTTTTTAATAACGTTTACCATATTTACCAATATTTAAAAACGCCATTAAGAATGAAAAACTATAAAATATTGCAAACGATATTCCGCAATGATGAAGCCAGCCTTCCTCACACTCATCCTCCTGATTTTTCTTATCCTGCCTGTAACCGCCGTAGATGTTAAAGTAGGCGTTTACAACAACCCTCCTTTGGTATTCTATGAGAATGGTGAGGCTAAGGGTCTGTTCATAGATATTCTTGAATATGTGGCAAAGAAGGAGGGCTGGAAAATAGAGTACGTTCACTCCACCTTTCCCGTACTGCTCGACAAGCTTCAGAAGGGAGAGATTGATCTGATGCCCGATGTTGCCTACTCGCAGGAGAGAGCAGAAACCCTGAGCTTCGGCAATGAAACGGTAATCTCCAACTGGGGCGTGGTTTGTGGCAGGTCCGGGATTGATTCCATTCTCGACCTCGATGGGCTGACAATTGCGGGTGTTAAAGATGACGTATATTTTGAGAATCTGAAGGAACTGACCAGGTCTTTTGGGCTGGAATGCGACTTTGTTGACGTTGTTGGGGATTACGGGGACGTTCTCGAGGCTGTGAAGAACAAAAAGGCTGATGTGGGGGTAGTATCGCGGCTGTTTGGGGAGATGTACTGCAAGAAGTACGGTCTGAAGATGACACCCATCGTCTTCTCACCGGTTGAGCTGAAATTCGCATCACCCAAAGGCAAAGAGCATCTGCTCAGGGCGATAGATTTCCACCTCGCCGAGCTGAAAAACAATAGCGGTTCCATATATTATTCGAGTCTCGATAAATGGGTTGGCGGTTATGAGGAGGAAGAGATACCGAAGTGGGTATACATCGGGTTCTCGATACTCGCAGTCGTTTCGATTTTTGCCCTTTACAAGGAATATTACATAAAAAAGGAGCTGAAGAAGAGGGAGAGGCAGCTCATCAGAGCCTACAGGCTTCTGAAAAGAATTAGCAGAATTAATGAGCTGATGCTCAAGGAAAAAGACCTGGATACGCTTGTTAGAAAATCTGTAGATGTGCTTGGAGACTACCTTAACGTAATGGTGGTGGTTTTTTCAGACGATGGTGTTGTGGCTTACGGAGGTGGGGCGAGAACCATAAAAAGCCGGGAAGACCTTTCAAAGTATCTCTGTATCAAGGGGGCACTGGACTCAATGCAAATGCGCCATTACCCTCCCGAGAGGCATCCAAGAAACTGTCCGCATGTTGATGCGGGTGGCAGATTTCACAGCTACGTGTTCCCCATGATGTATGAAGGCAAAATCAGGGGCGTGATGGCGATACAGAGTAAATCGAGACTTACGGGCAGAGAGGTCAGACTGCTGGAGACCCTTGCCGAGGATATCGCTTTTGCCGTACACAGTATAGAGGTGGAAAGGGAGAAAGATCTCGTTCTGAAACAGCTCGATAAGAACATACGACACATGATGACTCTTGTGGACCGAATAAGAAACCCGCTCACCGCAATCAGAGGTTTTTCTGAAATGTTCTGTCAGAATGTTTTCGAGAAGGTCGATGTGCAGATTGAGAGGATTCTGGATATTGTGAGGAAGGTTGAGGAGAGCTGGGAGGAGTCGGAGAATCTGAAGGAGAGGCTGAAAAAGACCAGGTAAAATTATATATTGAAAGAACAAATTTTCTTTGTGTATGCAAAAGAAATAAGGTATTCAATGTCTGCAAAGCACAGAATCATGCTCGTTGCGGGGACTTCATTTTTCGCAATTTCCGGATTTATGCTTGCATACGCCACATACAGGGCGTCTGGCATGGTGGAGCTTCTTGCATCAGTGCTGATTTTCATAGCATCTCTCCTTACAATGATTTTTGTGGTTTTCAGAGTCGAAAGAGAAAGTGTCAGGGTTGATGACGTTTCAATCCGGCCTATCGCTGAAACACGGGTTAAACCAGGAGAAGTCATCAGAGCAATCATCAGACTTGAGTTTTTCTGGATAATTACCCTGGTTTATCTGGTTCCTGGCTTGCTTTTTTCGTTGATTACGGAAAGATACGTCAACAGCTTGATTTTCCCGGCAGTGTATATGGCTTTGCTTGGGGGAATTGCTGGAAGACTCTCTCAAAAAACTGTTCTGGCTGAGGAAGGTATTGTAATTGATGGAAAGTTGACAAGGTGGGACAGGATCCATGGGTACAGAATTGAGGACCGTTTGGTGGTTTTATATGGGAAATTCAGGGAACCGGTAGCTGTGATTCCAGACATGCCCTATGTCATGGACTTTCTGGCAAAACTGAGATACAATCAAAACGTTTAAATTGTGCTAATCTTTGGCAATATCATGTACTGGAATTCCTTTGTTGAAACGATGCCTAAGAGCGATCTTAAAGAACTTCAGGAACGGAAGCTCAGGTCTCTTGTGAATTACGTTTATGAATACTCTCCGTTTTACAGAAAAACGTTCAAAGAGGCAGGAATACATCCGGCGGATTTTAAAGGTCTTTCAGACCTGCACAGATTGCCCTTCACGAAAAAGCAGGATTTGAGGGACAACTATCCCACCGGTATGTTTGCCGTCCCGCTCTCACATGTTGTGAGGTTCCACGCCTCAAGCGGAACCACGGGAAAACCAACAGTTGTGGGATACACTCAGAATGATCTGAACGTCTGGGTGGAGAGCCTTGCAAGAAGTCTCGTAGCCAGTGGAGTCAGAAGAGAGGACGTTATGCAAATCGCCTACGGTTATGGACTATTCACCGGAGGGCTGGGATTCCACTATGCTGGGGAGAGGATAGGTGCTGCCGTGATTCCAATCTCAGCGGGAAACACTGCAAGGCAGATTGAGCTTATGAAGGACCTGAATACGACAGTGATAGCCTGCACGCCATCGTACATGCTCTATCTTGCTGAGCAGGCTGAAGAGATGGGAGTGGATATTGCGAGCGACACCAAGCTCAGAATGGGCATATTCGGTGCGGAACCCTGGAGTGAGGAGACCAGGAAGAGGATCGAAAACAAAACCGGAATTGAAGCTTATGATGTTTACGGGACTTCTGAGCTCAGTGGGCCGCTGTTCACAGAATGTGAGGAGAAAAACGGAATACACATCTGGGGAGATCACTTTCTGATAGAGGTTATAGATCCAGAGACCGGGGAACAGGTGGGTGAGGGCGAAAAGGGTGAGCTTGTGATAACCACGCTGAGCAAGGAAGCTCTGCCTCTGATAAGGTGGAGGACGGGAGATATAACTGTCCTTGAGGAGGAAAAATGTGCATGTGGAAGAACCCATCCGAGAATAATGAGGATTCTCGGCAGGGCGGACGACATGATAATTGTCAGAGGAGTCAATGTCTTTCCAAGCCAGATAGAGCATGTTCTCATGCAGGTTCCTGAAGTGGGTGAGCATTACATGATAATCCTCGAGAGGGCTGAGAATGGGCTTGATGTGATGACCATACATGTTGAACTGAGCGAGAGGGCAAAAATTGACAGGACTTCTGACATCCTCGAGCTTGAAAAGAAAATCTCCGAAAGGCTGAAAAGCGTTCTGAATGTTTGGGCCAGGGTTGAAGTTGTGAACCCCGGAACACTTCAGAGGTTTGAGGGCAAGGCCAAGAGAGTGATTGACAGAAGAAGAATCTGACATTTCCTCTGAATATTTTCTCCATTTTCTGGAAATCCTGATGGTCTTATGAACGGTGGATGGCTAAGGTAGGCTTATTGCCTTGCAAAATCGCCAAGAAATTTGAACGCAGAAGGGGAGGGGTGCCGACAGTTTCCGCGCTTCCCGCCCCCTCTCGGAAGGCAGTACAACGCGGAACGGGACAGGGCTTAACTTCCGGGTTCGGAATGAGTCCGGGTGTTTCCCCCGTCCCTATGACCGTCGGCAATACATGGTAAGGCTGCGTCGGTTATTTAAGGATTTTGGTCGGAAACTGACACGAAAAATCCTTAGAAAAATGAGAAACTACTCTCCGCGAACTTTAATGACACTCCTGAGAACTTCTTTCCAGTGGGGTTTCGTGTATGTCAGGGCATAAAACCTGAACACCTTCGCAGAGAGCTTCAGCATTATGATCGAGGTGGCGAGCAGCAACAGCATCCCTGCCACAACATCGGCTATGGACGCTGAGCCCGAGAGGTAGAGCGAGGGCATGAGCGCCGGAGCTGTCAGCGGGAAGAGGGCGATTGCCTTGAAGACCTGTGCATCCGGGTTTAACGAAATCATCTGTCCAAGAAACAGTGCAGGGAAGATGCCGACAAAGACTATGGCTGACGTGGCCTGCTGGGCCTCCTTTAAGGTGCTGGAGACTGATGCTATGGCGGAAAGGATTGACGCGTAAAGGAGGTAGCCGAGGATGAAGTACACGATTGACACAAGTATTGCCGAGAGACTGATGAGCTTCATGAAGGCAAGGATTGTGGAGGCGAAACCTGCAAGCGCAAGCCATACCGATGCCTGCATCAGTCCTGTAACGGCACTGCCGATGAACTTCCCGGCAAAGACCTCATCAGGCGAGGCTGAGGACAGCAGTACCTCCATCACTCTGTTTTCCTTTTCCTCGACTATGCCCTGCATCAGGTATCCTGAGGAGGAGAAGATTGCCACGAACAGCAGGAGGGGGAGGAACATTGCTGCCAGAAAGTCCAGCTCTTTCCCGCCCTTGCCAATATCCTCAAAGCTCACTCCCACAGCAAACCTGTAGGCGACATCTCCATAATTCCTTGCAATGGTCTGCTCAAGGACTTCGTCGGCGTTTACAAGTCCACGGCTTTTCCTGAGTATGGTGAAAGTTTCCTCAAAGTTCTCTGGAATCACATAGTAGGCGTCGATCTCCCCGTCCTGAAACGCCCTTTCAGCATCATCCCTGCTGTCAAACTTCACGAAAACGACTCTCATTTTTTTCGAGACGTTCAGGGGCGCTTTTTCTTCTTTACTAACGAGAATTTCGCTTTGATTTAATATTCCGGCTTTATCCACAACGCCAGCTTTGAAGACTTCTGGCAGCGTCAGATTCTCTATGAATAGCAGAGGAATGAAAAAGGACGCCAGAATCAGTAGTGGCAGCCCCACCACTCCGAGTATGAACCCTTTTCTCCTCACGTTTACCCTGATCTCCTGCTTTGCCACGATAATGGCTTTTCTCATCTTCCAACCTCCTTCAGGAAGATCTCTTCCAGCGACGGCCTTCGCCTCCTGTACGACACGATGTCATACCCCAAATCGAGCAGCTCCCTCAGGCTTCTGTCCGTGATCTCCTTCACGACTCTCCCATCCCTGACGTACTCCACCTCGCAAATTTCATCACCGGAAAGCTCGTCTATACTGCCGGAGAGGATTTCCATGCCCTTGTTGATCAGCAGAACTCTGTCACACAGTCTTTCGGCAAGATTGAGGATGTGGGTGGAGATCACCACACACCTGCCCCTCTCCCTCATCTCCCGCACGAGTTCCATGACGAGGTTTATGTTCACTGCATCAAGTCCAGAGAAGGGCTCGTCCAGTATGAGCAAATCCGGATCGTGCTGTATGGCGACTATCAGCTGAACCTTCTGCTGCATTCCTTTTGAGAGCTCATCTACTCTTTTGCCGGCATGTTCTGTAAGCCCAAACCTCTCGAGCCAGTAGTCTGTGTCAGCACTGTTGCCTTTAAGCTCCGAAAAATATCTCAGAACCTCTCTGACCTTCCACTTTCTGTAAAGTCCTCTCTCTTCCGGCAGATATCCAATCGAATCTCTGACCTCTTCGGGACTTTTTCCTGAGAACGTGACCTCTCCCGAATCTGGCTTCAGAATTCCGGCCACAATTCTCAGGGTTGTTGTTTTTCCAGCTCCGTTCGGTCCAAGGATGCCGAAAATTTCTCCTCTGTTTGCTGTGAAGGATATCTTCCCCAGGCGAAAATCTCCGAGGGCTTTCTGCACTTCCCTTACCTCAAGCATTCTGGGCATGGAATGACCGTGAGATAATAAATTTTTCTGTTCTGTTTTATTTTTCACATGTATGCATTTACTAAACTGAAATGATTGGGTTTCATGCAGGTGTGTCAGGTCTGCAGAATTGCGGATCGCCCGTGCTGCACAGCTATTTTGGAGGGGGCTGAACCCTCTTTCTTTCATTATGTCCCCGCGGGGGTTCATAACTCACACCGCAAATTTATTAAAACTAAGCCCCTACCTTCATTGCAGGCCACGGTAGCTCAGCAGGTAGAGCGCGTGCTTGGTAAGCACGAGGTCGCGGGTTCAAATCCCGCCCGTGGCTCTATTACTTTATGTTCAAATCCCAAACTTTTAGTAGGAAAAGATTAGATCTTTTGAAACCGATATAATACTCAACTGGAGGTCTTTCAATCTTGTTGATTCTGAACGTGCTGGAGAAGCTCAGGTTGGTGGACATCGTATTCGACGAGAAGTGAGGAGATACGAAGTACATCCACAAGAGGTATGACTCGGATGTGGTGCTCGAAGCGCTGAGGGAGTTTTAAAACCACAACATGTACAACGAGAGTTCATGAGATCATAGTAAATTTTAAAATTGTATAAGTACTAATATTCAATTATGGGTAAAAGACGTAAAAGAAAAGAC is a window of Geoglobus acetivorans DNA encoding:
- a CDS encoding transporter substrate-binding domain-containing protein, with amino-acid sequence MKPAFLTLILLIFLILPVTAVDVKVGVYNNPPLVFYENGEAKGLFIDILEYVAKKEGWKIEYVHSTFPVLLDKLQKGEIDLMPDVAYSQERAETLSFGNETVISNWGVVCGRSGIDSILDLDGLTIAGVKDDVYFENLKELTRSFGLECDFVDVVGDYGDVLEAVKNKKADVGVVSRLFGEMYCKKYGLKMTPIVFSPVELKFASPKGKEHLLRAIDFHLAELKNNSGSIYYSSLDKWVGGYEEEEIPKWVYIGFSILAVVSIFALYKEYYIKKELKKRERQLIRAYRLLKRISRINELMLKEKDLDTLVRKSVDVLGDYLNVMVVVFSDDGVVAYGGGARTIKSREDLSKYLCIKGALDSMQMRHYPPERHPRNCPHVDAGGRFHSYVFPMMYEGKIRGVMAIQSKSRLTGREVRLLETLAEDIAFAVHSIEVEREKDLVLKQLDKNIRHMMTLVDRIRNPLTAIRGFSEMFCQNVFEKVDVQIERILDIVRKVEESWEESENLKERLKKTR
- a CDS encoding ABC transporter permease; translation: MRKAIIVAKQEIRVNVRRKGFILGVVGLPLLILASFFIPLLFIENLTLPEVFKAGVVDKAGILNQSEILVSKEEKAPLNVSKKMRVVFVKFDSRDDAERAFQDGEIDAYYVIPENFEETFTILRKSRGLVNADEVLEQTIARNYGDVAYRFAVGVSFEDIGKGGKELDFLAAMFLPLLLFVAIFSSSGYLMQGIVEEKENRVMEVLLSSASPDEVFAGKFIGSAVTGLMQASVWLALAGFASTILAFMKLISLSAILVSIVYFILGYLLYASILSAIASVSSTLKEAQQATSAIVFVGIFPALFLGQMISLNPDAQVFKAIALFPLTAPALMPSLYLSGSASIADVVAGMLLLLATSIIMLKLSAKVFRFYALTYTKPHWKEVLRSVIKVRGE
- a CDS encoding AMP-binding protein yields the protein MYWNSFVETMPKSDLKELQERKLRSLVNYVYEYSPFYRKTFKEAGIHPADFKGLSDLHRLPFTKKQDLRDNYPTGMFAVPLSHVVRFHASSGTTGKPTVVGYTQNDLNVWVESLARSLVASGVRREDVMQIAYGYGLFTGGLGFHYAGERIGAAVIPISAGNTARQIELMKDLNTTVIACTPSYMLYLAEQAEEMGVDIASDTKLRMGIFGAEPWSEETRKRIENKTGIEAYDVYGTSELSGPLFTECEEKNGIHIWGDHFLIEVIDPETGEQVGEGEKGELVITTLSKEALPLIRWRTGDITVLEEEKCACGRTHPRIMRILGRADDMIIVRGVNVFPSQIEHVLMQVPEVGEHYMIILERAENGLDVMTIHVELSERAKIDRTSDILELEKKISERLKSVLNVWARVEVVNPGTLQRFEGKAKRVIDRRRI
- a CDS encoding ATP-binding cassette domain-containing protein, translated to MLEVREVQKALGDFRLGKISFTANRGEIFGILGPNGAGKTTTLRIVAGILKPDSGEVTFSGKSPEEVRDSIGYLPEERGLYRKWKVREVLRYFSELKGNSADTDYWLERFGLTEHAGKRVDELSKGMQQKVQLIVAIQHDPDLLILDEPFSGLDAVNINLVMELVREMRERGRCVVISTHILNLAERLCDRVLLINKGMEILSGSIDELSGDEICEVEYVRDGRVVKEITDRSLRELLDLGYDIVSYRRRRPSLEEIFLKEVGR